One window from the genome of Cryptomeria japonica chromosome 6, Sugi_1.0, whole genome shotgun sequence encodes:
- the LOC131044161 gene encoding uncharacterized protein LOC131044161, whose product MVGKRTGIGLLTAAIVIVIIGRQILTKPTNQNSATRSCLSSDKRNKTKKKVHFAADMVEPRDSNQEYRGRRIPAKMD is encoded by the exons ATGGTGGGAAAAAGAACAGGAATAGGATTGCTGACGGCTGCAATAGTGATTGTGATTATAGGCCGCCAAATTCTCACAAAACCCACAAACCAAAATTCAGCCACGCGCTCATGTCTTTCTTCAG ACAAAAGGAATAAGACGAAGAAGAAGGTCCATTTTGCTGCAGACATGGTGGAGCCTCGTGACAGTAATCAGGAATACCGTGGGCGACGGATTCCGGCCAAAATGGATTAG
- the LOC131044164 gene encoding uncharacterized protein LOC131044164 → MVGKCTVIGLLTAVIVILIIGRHKFIKPTNHNSVTRSCISSDKRNQTKKKVHFAADMVEPRDSNQEYRGRRIPAKMDSETTRNTCPSRNQSTEKTEHKIPANRVALYNGILSYRLQQASLYHQ, encoded by the exons atgGTGGGAAAATGCACAGTAATAGGATTGCTGACGGCCGTAATAGTGATTTTGATTATAGGCCGCCATAAGTTCATAAAACCCACAAACCATAATTCAGTCACGCGCTCATGTATTTCTTCAG ACAAAAGGAATCAGACGAAGAAGAAGGTCCATTTCGCTGCAGACATGGTGGAGCCTCGGGACAGTAATCAGGAATACCGTGGGCGACGGATTCCGGCCAAAATGGATTCAGAGACCACCCGGAATACTTGCCCTTCTAGAAATCAGTCAACTGAGAAAACAGAGCACAAGATTCCGGCCAACAGAGTTGCTCTGTACAACGGAATTCTCAGCTATCGTCTGCAGCAAGCGTCTTTGTACCACCAATAA